One Paraburkholderia dioscoreae DNA segment encodes these proteins:
- a CDS encoding TetR/AcrR family transcriptional regulator gives MKRDAAHMPPKANMRDDDVAADITENEETRAPLRRRKAHIRESNEAHLLACAEAVFAERGLDGTSTAMIAERAGLPKANLHYYFPTKLALYRRVLEDLFEDWYRAADTFECSDDPVEAIGGYVRAKMELSRRRPLGSKVWASEIIHGAEHMEDILTERVKPWLDSRVKVIDDWIARGLLAPVNAQTLMYMIWATTQHYADFDAQIRALKGKRALTQKAFEATTEEVVQLVIRACGAVSPERSDLLGQST, from the coding sequence ATGAAGCGCGACGCGGCACACATGCCGCCGAAGGCGAACATGAGAGACGACGACGTGGCAGCCGACATCACGGAAAACGAAGAAACACGCGCACCTTTGCGGCGGCGCAAGGCACATATTCGCGAGTCGAATGAAGCGCATCTTCTGGCGTGCGCCGAGGCGGTTTTCGCCGAGCGCGGACTCGACGGCACCAGCACGGCAATGATCGCGGAGCGCGCAGGCTTGCCGAAAGCCAACCTGCATTACTACTTCCCGACAAAGCTCGCGCTATACCGGCGCGTGCTGGAGGATCTGTTCGAAGACTGGTATCGCGCGGCCGACACGTTCGAATGCAGCGACGATCCGGTCGAAGCGATCGGCGGCTACGTACGCGCGAAAATGGAATTATCGCGCCGCCGGCCGCTCGGCTCGAAGGTGTGGGCGAGCGAGATCATTCACGGCGCGGAGCACATGGAGGACATTCTCACGGAGCGCGTGAAGCCTTGGCTCGATAGCCGCGTGAAGGTGATCGACGACTGGATCGCGCGCGGGTTGCTTGCGCCGGTGAATGCGCAAACGCTGATGTACATGATCTGGGCGACGACTCAACATTACGCCGACTTCGACGCGCAGATTCGCGCGCTCAAAGGCAAGCGCGCGTTGACGCAGAAAGCGTTCGAGGCGACGACGGAGGAAGTCGTGCAGTTGGTGATTCGGGCGTGTGGGGCGGTCTCGCCGGAGAGGTCGGACCTGTTGGGGCAGAGCACCTGA
- a CDS encoding type II toxin-antitoxin system Phd/YefM family antitoxin, which translates to MQRNLVSKSEFKTRALEFFRQVEFSGESLIVTDHGKPVLEVRPYRRAERCPLDALRGTVVKYDNLTASAGEDDCEAAR; encoded by the coding sequence ATGCAACGGAATCTGGTATCGAAGTCCGAGTTCAAAACCAGAGCGCTCGAGTTCTTTCGGCAAGTGGAATTTTCCGGCGAAAGCCTGATCGTGACGGACCACGGCAAACCCGTGCTTGAAGTGCGGCCCTACCGTCGAGCGGAACGGTGCCCGCTCGACGCGCTGCGCGGCACGGTTGTTAAATACGACAATCTCACCGCGTCTGCCGGTGAAGACGATTGTGAGGCGGCACGGTGA
- the boxA gene encoding benzoyl-CoA 2,3-epoxidase subunit BoxA produces the protein MNGPVSIEVLRQHLIDPEICIRCNTCEETCPVDAITHDDNNYVVKADICNGCMACVPPCPTGAIDNWRTVLKADAYPIDEQFTWDVLPEQNTMAVAAADELSGAGASGDTPVDASGIEVDTVRGSVVPPWSAAKPYVNLYTHKAPTTATVVGNYRLTDGSTDSDIHHIVLDFGSMPFPVLEGQSIGILPPGSTADGRAHHARQYSIASPRDGERPGYNNISLTVKRVSQQHGDSTDGVCSNYLCDLKKGEAVNVIGPFGGTFLMPNHPNSHLLMICTGTGSAPMRAMTEYRRRRRLKGATGRLMLFFGARTKEELPYFGPLTNLPKDFIDTNLAFSRTPGQPKRYVQDAMRERAVDVAHMLRDDNTHIYVCGLKGMEDGVLQALKEIGEQHQLDWDGLWARLKREGRLHLETY, from the coding sequence ATGAACGGCCCAGTATCGATCGAAGTTCTCAGGCAGCATCTGATCGATCCGGAAATCTGCATTCGCTGCAATACGTGCGAAGAGACTTGCCCGGTCGATGCGATCACGCACGACGACAACAACTACGTGGTCAAGGCGGATATCTGCAACGGCTGCATGGCGTGCGTGCCGCCGTGTCCGACCGGGGCGATCGACAACTGGCGCACGGTGCTGAAAGCCGACGCTTACCCGATCGACGAGCAGTTCACGTGGGACGTGCTGCCGGAACAGAACACGATGGCCGTGGCCGCGGCGGACGAGCTGTCGGGCGCGGGCGCGTCCGGCGATACCCCGGTGGACGCGAGCGGCATCGAAGTGGATACCGTGCGGGGTTCGGTCGTGCCGCCGTGGTCCGCGGCGAAGCCCTATGTGAATCTCTACACGCACAAGGCGCCGACTACCGCGACGGTGGTCGGCAACTACCGGCTGACCGATGGTTCGACCGACAGCGACATTCATCATATCGTGCTGGATTTCGGCTCGATGCCGTTTCCGGTGCTGGAAGGACAGTCGATCGGCATCCTGCCGCCCGGCTCGACTGCCGACGGCCGCGCGCATCACGCACGCCAGTATTCGATCGCGAGCCCGCGCGACGGCGAACGGCCGGGGTATAACAACATCTCGCTGACGGTCAAACGAGTATCGCAGCAGCACGGCGATTCGACCGATGGCGTGTGTTCGAACTACCTGTGCGATCTGAAGAAGGGCGAGGCGGTCAATGTGATTGGCCCGTTCGGCGGCACCTTCCTGATGCCCAATCATCCGAACTCGCATTTGCTGATGATCTGCACGGGTACAGGTTCAGCGCCGATGCGCGCGATGACCGAGTATCGTCGCCGGCGCCGCTTGAAGGGCGCAACGGGCAGGCTGATGCTGTTCTTCGGCGCGCGGACCAAAGAAGAGTTGCCGTACTTTGGGCCGCTTACGAATTTGCCGAAAGATTTTATCGATACCAATCTGGCGTTTTCGCGTACGCCGGGGCAACCGAAGCGCTATGTCCAGGATGCCATGCGCGAGCGCGCTGTCGACGTGGCGCATATGCTCAGGGACGATAACACGCATATTTACGTGTGCGGGTTGAAGGGTATGGAAGATGGCGTGCTACAGGCGCTCAAGGAGATCGGCGAGCAGCATCAACTGGATTGGGATGGGCTGTGGGCGAGGCTCAAGCGGGAGGGGAGGCTGCATCTGGAGACTTATTGA
- the boxB gene encoding benzoyl-CoA 2,3-epoxidase subunit BoxB — protein sequence MSTINYSEKIPNNVNLADDRTLQRALEQWQPNFLAWWGDMGPEGSQGYDVYLRTAVSVDAGGWAHFDHVKMPDYRWGIFLTPGEQDRKIHFGEHKGEAAWQDVPGEHRANLRRIIVTQGDTEPASVEQQRHLGLTAPSIYDLRNLFQVNVEEGRHLWAMVYLLHRYFGRDGREEAEALLGRRSGDDDNPRILGAFNEKTPDWLAFFMFTYFTDRDGKFQLSALAESGFDPLARTTKFMLTEEAHHMFVGESGVSRVIQRTAKVMNELGTDDVTKIRAAGVIDLPTIQRYLNFHYSVTIDLFGADHSSNAATFYSSGLKGRYEENRREDDHQLNGQSYKLLDVQDGKLVEREVPMLNAMNEVLRDDYIKDSVAGVARWNKVLEKAGIDFRMTVPHKAFNRQIGTFAGTRVSPDGRVVSETEWAANEAKWLATPEDRAYVASLMGRVTEAGKFANWIAPPAMGVNRQPVDFEYVRFN from the coding sequence ATGTCCACGATCAACTACAGCGAAAAGATTCCGAACAACGTCAACCTCGCCGACGACCGCACGCTGCAACGCGCGCTCGAACAATGGCAGCCGAATTTTCTGGCCTGGTGGGGCGATATGGGCCCGGAAGGCTCGCAGGGCTACGATGTGTATCTGCGCACCGCAGTGAGCGTCGACGCGGGCGGCTGGGCGCATTTCGATCATGTGAAGATGCCGGATTACCGCTGGGGCATTTTCCTGACGCCCGGCGAGCAGGACCGCAAGATTCACTTCGGCGAACATAAGGGCGAAGCGGCCTGGCAGGACGTGCCCGGCGAGCATCGCGCGAATTTGCGGCGCATTATCGTGACGCAAGGCGATACGGAGCCGGCGTCGGTCGAGCAGCAGCGCCACCTGGGTCTGACTGCGCCTTCCATCTACGATTTGCGCAACCTGTTCCAGGTGAACGTGGAAGAGGGTCGCCACCTGTGGGCGATGGTGTATCTGCTGCATCGCTACTTCGGCCGCGACGGCCGTGAGGAAGCCGAAGCATTGCTCGGACGCCGTTCGGGCGACGACGACAACCCGCGCATTCTCGGCGCGTTCAATGAGAAAACGCCGGACTGGCTCGCGTTTTTCATGTTCACGTACTTTACGGATCGCGACGGCAAATTCCAGTTGTCGGCGCTGGCCGAGTCGGGTTTCGATCCGCTCGCGCGCACCACGAAGTTCATGCTCACTGAAGAGGCGCATCACATGTTCGTCGGCGAGTCGGGTGTTTCGCGGGTCATCCAGCGGACCGCCAAGGTGATGAACGAACTGGGCACGGACGACGTCACGAAGATTCGCGCGGCCGGCGTGATCGATCTGCCGACCATTCAGCGCTATCTGAACTTCCACTACTCGGTCACCATCGATCTGTTCGGCGCCGATCATTCGTCCAACGCGGCCACCTTCTATAGCTCGGGCCTGAAGGGTCGCTATGAAGAAAACAGGCGCGAGGACGATCATCAACTGAACGGCCAGAGCTACAAGCTGCTCGACGTGCAGGACGGCAAGCTGGTCGAGCGCGAAGTGCCGATGCTCAACGCGATGAACGAAGTGCTGCGCGACGATTACATCAAGGATTCGGTGGCGGGCGTGGCGCGCTGGAACAAGGTACTCGAAAAGGCCGGCATCGATTTCCGCATGACGGTGCCGCATAAAGCGTTCAATCGTCAGATCGGCACGTTCGCCGGCACGCGCGTATCGCCCGACGGCCGCGTGGTCAGCGAAACCGAATGGGCCGCCAACGAAGCGAAATGGCTCGCCACACCGGAAGACCGCGCGTACGTCGCGTCGTTGATGGGGCGAGTCACCGAAGCCGGCAAGTTCGCCAACTGGATCGCGCCGCCGGCAATGGGTGTGAACCGTCAGCCGGTCGATTTCGAATACGTGCGCTTTAACTGA
- the boxC gene encoding 2,3-epoxybenzoyl-CoA dihydrolase, protein MSTAETAVAPVDYRTDPSQYKHWKLSFNGPVATLGIDIAEDGGIRDGYKLKLNSYDLGVDIELHDAIQRIRFEHPEVKTVVLTSLKDRVFCSGANIFMLGLSTHAWKVNFCKFTNETRNGLEDSSRYSGLKFLAAVNGACAGGGYELALACDEIYLVDDRSSSVSLPEVPLLGVLPGTGGLTRVTDKRKVRHDRADIFCTVVEGVRGERAKAWRLVDEVVKPNQFDQAIQARALELAAQSDRPMDAQGVPLTRIERTDREDGLTYKTLDVTIDRAKRIATFRAKAPQTEPPMSIDAIVAAGANWWPLQFARELDDAILSMRTNELAVGTWVFRTEGDARNLLAADASLMQHKDHWFVRETIGLLRRTLARIDVSSRSLFALIEPGSCFAGTFAELAFAADRTYMAALPANEDEEPAITLSDVNFGLYPMVTHQSRLARRFYEETEPLDAVRSRIGQAIKPVEAERLGLVTASPDDIDWADEIRIALEERAAMSPDALTGLEANLRFNGPETMETRIFGRLTAWQNWIFNRPNAVGEKGALKVYGKGSKAQFDVSRV, encoded by the coding sequence ATGTCCACAGCAGAAACCGCCGTCGCGCCGGTCGACTACCGCACCGATCCCTCGCAGTACAAGCATTGGAAGCTGAGCTTCAACGGTCCCGTCGCGACACTCGGCATCGATATCGCCGAGGACGGCGGTATCCGTGACGGCTACAAGCTGAAGCTGAATTCATACGACCTCGGCGTCGATATCGAACTGCACGACGCAATACAGCGCATCCGCTTCGAGCATCCGGAAGTCAAAACCGTGGTGCTGACGAGCCTGAAGGATCGCGTGTTCTGCTCGGGCGCCAACATCTTCATGCTGGGTCTTTCCACCCATGCGTGGAAGGTCAACTTCTGCAAGTTCACCAACGAAACTCGCAACGGACTGGAAGATTCCTCGCGCTATTCGGGGCTGAAGTTTCTCGCGGCGGTGAACGGCGCTTGCGCAGGCGGCGGCTATGAACTCGCGCTCGCCTGCGACGAGATCTATCTGGTGGATGACCGTTCGTCGTCGGTATCGCTGCCGGAAGTGCCGTTGCTCGGCGTATTGCCGGGCACCGGCGGCCTGACGCGCGTCACGGACAAGCGCAAGGTGCGTCACGATCGCGCCGACATCTTCTGCACGGTGGTGGAAGGCGTGCGCGGCGAGCGCGCAAAGGCATGGCGCCTCGTGGACGAAGTCGTGAAGCCGAACCAGTTCGACCAGGCGATCCAGGCGCGCGCGCTCGAACTCGCCGCGCAGAGCGATCGTCCCATGGACGCACAAGGCGTGCCGCTCACGCGGATCGAACGCACCGATCGCGAAGACGGCCTCACTTATAAAACGCTCGACGTGACGATCGATCGTGCCAAGCGCATTGCAACGTTCAGGGCCAAGGCTCCGCAAACCGAACCGCCCATGAGTATCGACGCCATCGTCGCTGCCGGCGCGAACTGGTGGCCGTTGCAATTCGCCCGCGAGCTCGACGACGCGATCCTGTCCATGCGCACCAACGAGCTTGCGGTCGGCACGTGGGTCTTCAGGACCGAAGGCGACGCCCGCAATCTGCTCGCCGCGGACGCCTCGCTGATGCAACACAAAGACCACTGGTTCGTGCGCGAGACGATTGGCCTGTTGCGCCGCACGCTGGCGCGTATCGACGTCTCGTCGCGTTCGCTGTTCGCGCTGATCGAGCCGGGCTCGTGCTTTGCCGGCACCTTCGCGGAACTCGCGTTCGCCGCCGACCGCACTTATATGGCGGCGCTGCCGGCCAATGAAGACGAAGAGCCGGCCATCACGCTTTCGGATGTCAACTTCGGACTCTATCCGATGGTCACGCATCAATCGCGTCTGGCGCGGCGTTTCTATGAGGAAACGGAGCCGCTCGATGCCGTGCGCTCCCGGATCGGTCAGGCGATCAAGCCGGTCGAAGCCGAACGCCTCGGCCTCGTTACGGCATCGCCCGACGACATCGACTGGGCCGACGAAATCCGCATTGCGCTCGAAGAGCGCGCGGCCATGTCGCCGGATGCCCTGACCGGACTCGAAGCGAATCTGCGCTTCAACGGTCCGGAAACGATGGAGACGCGCATTTTCGGCCGTCTCACCGCCTGGCAGAACTGGATCTTCAACCGGCCGAACGCAGTGGGCGAGAAGGGCGCGCTCAAGGTGTACGGCAAGGGCAGCAAGGCGCAATTCGACGTCTCGCGCGTGTGA